One Nocardiopsis gilva YIM 90087 genomic window, TCCTCCCGTTCCATCGCGGCGAGGACGGTTTCTCTGATGCAGGTACGAGCACTGAGTTCGTCGATCGAGTAGCCGACCCGTTCGCGGGCAGCGGCCAGAGTCCGGCCGATCGTGGTCATGTCCGTCCTCTCCCCCCAAGAGCGCTTTTCCACGGACCGCTACGCAATCTGTACCCACTGTGCTCGTCACACCGTGCGAAGACGCCCAGACACTCCCCGTCGATCAGTTAAAAGTCGGTCAATGACGGCATCTTCCGAAGTTTGACCTCGCGCGAGAACCGCGGTGGGGGCGCGGAAATCACCCTCCTCGGATGGCCGCGAGCACCCCGGGCAGCTCGTCCGGGGTCACCAGCACGTCGCGGGCCTTGGACCCCTCGCTCGGGCCCACGACGTCACGGCTCTCCATGAGGTCCATCAGCCGCCCGGCCTTGGCGAAGCCGACGCGCAGCTTGCGCTGCAGCATCGAGGTGGAGCCGAACTGGGTGGTCACCACGAGTTCGACGGCCTGCAGCAGCAGATCGAGATCCTCGCCGATCTCCTCATCGATGTCCTTCTTCTTCGCTTCGGCGGTACCGACGTCCTCTCGGTAGCTGGGCTCGGACTGCTTCTTGCAGTGGTCGACGATCGCCCGGATCTCCTTCTCCGAGACCCAGGCGTTCTGCAGCCGGATGGGCTTGCCCGCCCCCATCGGCAGGAACAGGGCGTCACCCTTGCCGACCAGCTTCTCCGCCCCCGGCTGGTCGAGGATGACCCGGCTGTCGCTCAGGCTGGAGGTGGCGAACGCCAGCCGCGAGGGCACGTTCGCCTTGATCAGGCCGGTGACGACGTCGACGCTGGGCCGCTGGGTGGCCAGCACCAGGTGGATCCCGGCCGCGCGGGCGAGCTGGGTGATGCGTACGACCGAGTCCTCGACGTCGCGCGGCGCGACCATCATCAGGTCGGCCAGCTCGTCCACGATGACGAGCAGGTAGGGGTAGGGCTCGTACTGGCGCTCGCTGCCGGGCGGCGCGGTCAGCTCACCGGTGCGCACGGCGGCGTTGAAGTCGTCGATGTGGCGGTACCCGGACGCCGCGAGGTCGTCGTAGCGCCGGTCCATCTCGCCCACCACCCACTGCAGCGCGTCGGCCGCCTTCTTCGGGCTGGTGATGATCGGCGTGATGAGGTGCGGGATGCCCTCGTACATGGTGAGCTCGACGCGCTTGGGGTCGACCAGGATGAGCCGCACCTCGTCGGGCGTGGCCCGCATCATGATCGAGGTGATGAGGCCGTTGATGCACGTCGACTTACCGGCACCGGTGGCACCGGCGACCAGCACGTGGGGCATCTTGGCCAGGTTGGCGACGACGTTGGCGCCCTCGATGTCCTTGCCCAGCCCCACCAGCATGGGGTGGTTGTCGGATGTCGCGGCGGGCGACCGCATGATGTCGCCGAGGCTGACGATGTCCTTGTCGGTGTTGGGGATCTCCACCCCGATGGCCGACTTGCCGGGGATCGGCGACTGGATCCGCACGTCGGAACTCTTCACCGCGAGCGACATGTTCTTGGTGAGCGCGGTGACCTTCTCGACCTTGACGGCCGGGCCGAGCTCGATCTCGTAGCGGGTGACGGTCGGCCCCCGGGTGAAGCCGGTGACCTCGGCGTCGATGTTGAACTGCTCCATGACCCCCGACAGCGCCGCGACGACCTCGTCGTTGGCCTTGGTCCGGGGCTTGGGCGGGGTGCCCGGCTTGAGCATCGGGGGCGGGGGAAGCTCGTAGTCGCCGTCGACGACGCGCGAGGGAATCGAGAGCTGCTCGGCGGCCTCCGGAGCGGGAGTGGGGTCGGGCGGCGTTGCCGACGCCGTCTTCGCCTTCCCCGGTTTGGCCGGCGTCTCCTGCGCGGCCGTGGCGACGACGGGCTGTCGTAGGGCGCTCGTTGTCGCCCGCGACGGTCGTCGGTTCGTCGGCGTCGGTGGCCTCGGGTGTGGCCCGCGGCTTGCGTTTGCGTTTGCGCTGGGGCTTGGCCGGGGGGTCGAGGATGCCGACCCCGGCGTTGGGTCCGCCGTCGCGCTCCATCATCGGCCCGAGCAGCCCGGCCAGGCGCTCGGGGATGCGGTGGATGGGGGTCGCGGTGACGACGAGGATGCCGAACGCGAAGACCATGCACAGCAGCACCCCGGTGATCCACGGGGTGATGAGGTGGCTCAGCGGCCCGGACGCGGCGAAGCCGATGAGGCCTCCGGCCGCGCGGACCTTCTCGGCGCCGTCGGCGGGCCACGGGATGCCGTGGGCGATGTGGATCAGGCCGAGCAGCCCGATCATCAGGGCCGAGTAGCCGATGAGGAGCCGCCCCACATCGGCCTGGCCGTCGTTGCCGGGGGTCCGCATGAGCCGCCACGCGAACGGGATGAACAGCAGCGGGAGCACCGGGGAGAACGCGCCGAAGGCCCCCACGACGATCATGCGGGTGACCTCGGGCAGCGGTCCGTCGGTATCCCACCACACGGCGGCGGCGATGAGCAGGCCGAGGGCGAGCAGCACCATGCCCAGCCCGTCGCGGCGCAGGTCGGGGTCGAGGTCGCGGGCGCTGCGGCCGACGGCGCGGGCGATGCCGCCGACGGTGTGCGCGAGCACCCTCCAGATGAACATCAGGGCGTGCCCCATCCAGACGGCGAACATCTCGATGGGCCCTTGCGGAGGGCTGCTCTTCCGGGCGGGCCGGCGTGTGCGCGACGTGGACGACCCGGAGGTCCGGCGGGCCGGGGCCTTCTTCCGGCCCGAACCGCCGCCGCTTCGGGCCGCTCCACCACCGGAACGCTGGGAGGACTTGGGCGATCGGGTGGCCATGGCGCTCAGCCTACTAAGGAAGACGCCGCAGATCAGCGACAAAGGGCCCCGGGCGTGTCGCGCGCCCGGGGCCACCCTCTCCGTTGATCTCGGGGATGTCGACCGAATACTCGTCGGTATTACGTCGATATCCCCGAGATCAACGAAAGAGGAGTGAAACAGGGAGGTGACGTCAGACCTCGACGATGACCGGCACGATCATCGGACGACGGCGGTAGTTCTCGTTGACCCACCGTCCGGTACCGCGGCGCACGAGCTGGCGCAGCTGGGTCGGGTCGGTGATGCCGTCGGCCGCGGCGCGCTCCAGGGAGTCCTGGAGCTTCGGGATGATCTCGTCGTAGGCTTCGACGTCGAGGCCCGCGCCCCGCGTGTGGATCTCCGGCTCGCCGACGATCTTGCCCGATGCGGTGTCGACCGCGACGACGACGGAGATGAACCCCTCCTCGCCGAGGATCCTGCGGTCCTTGAGCGCCGACTCGGTGACGTCGCCGACGGAGCTGCCGTCGACGTAGACGTACCCCGCCGGGACCGCGCCGGTGATGCGCGCCCGACCCTTGTACAGGTCAACGACGACGCCGTCCTCGGCGATGCAGATGCGGTCCTCGTCGAGCCCGGCCAGCGCGGCGATCTTGGCGTGCTCCCGCATGTGCCGCCATTCGCCGTGCACCGGCATGAAGTTGCGCGGCCGCACCATGTTGTGCACGTACAGCAGCTCGCCTGCGGACGCGTGCCCGGAGACGTGCACCAGCGCGTTGCCCTTGTGCACGACCTTGGCGCCCCACCGGATCAGGCCGTTGATGACCCGGTTCACCGAGGTCTCGTTGCCCGGGATGAGCGAGGAGGCGAGCAGCACGGTGTCGCCCTCCTCGATGCGGATCTGGTGGTCCCGGTTGGCCATCCGGGTCAGCGCCGACATCGGCTCGCCCTGCGATCCCGTGGAGACCAGCACCGCCTCGCCGGGCGGGAGGTCATCGAGCTGCTTGACGTCGACCAGCAGGTCGCCGGGGATGGTCAGGTACCCCAGGTCGCGCGCGATGTTCATGTTGCGCACCATCGAGCGGCCCACGAAGGCGACCTTGCGGCCGTGGGCCTTCGCGGAGTCGAGGACCTGCTGCACGCGGTGGATGTGCGAGGCGAAGCAGGCCACGATGATGCGCTGGGCGGACTGGGCGAAGACCTTGTCGATGGCGGGCGCGATGTCGCGCTCGCTGGTGACGAACCCCGGCACCTCGGCGTTGGTGGAGTCGGCCAGCAGCAGGTCGACGCCCTCGTCGCCGAGCCGGGCGAACCCGGCCAGGTCGGTCAGGCGGCCGTCGAGCGGCAGCTGGTCCATCTTGAAGTCGCCCGTGTGCAGCAGCGTGCCCGCGGGCGTGCGGATGGCAAGGGCCAAGGCGTCGGGGATGGAGTGGTTGACCGAGAGGAACTCCAGGTCGAACTCGCCGAACGAGCGCCGTTCGCCCTCCTCCACCTGTACGGTCACCGGTTTGATGCGGTGCTCGCCGAGCTTGGCCGAGATCAGGGCCAGCGTCAGCCGCGAACCCACGAGCGGGATGTCGGCCCGTTCACGGAGCAGGAACGGCACGGCGCCGATGTGGTCCTCGTGTCCGTGGGTGAGGACGAGGGCCTCAACGTCGTCGAGCCGGTCCCGGATGTACTCGAAGTCCGGCAGGATCAGGTCGACGCCGGGCTGCTCCTCCTCGGGGAAGAGCACGCCGCAGTCGACGATCAGCAGCTTGCCGCGGTACTCGAAGACCGTCATGTTCCGGCCGATCTCGCCAAGGCCCCCGAGGGCGACGACCCTCAGCGCGTCCTTGGCGAGCGGCGGCGGAGGGCCGAGCTCGGGGTGCGGGTGACTCATGCGGATCCTTCCGTCAGGCGTTCCACACCCACCACGCTGGCCGGGACGGCCTGGTGCGGGGCGAGGCCGGTCGGCCCCTTCACGCCCGCTGCCGCCAAGTCCTCACGAAGCAGCGCCTGCAGTTCGCCCGAGGCGTCCGCGAGCGGCGTGCGCACCGTTCCGCCGGGCAGGCCGAACATGTTCAGCACCGCCTTGGTGGTGATCACGCCCTGCGTGCGGAAGATCCCGGTGTAGACGGGAGTGAGGCGGCGGTGGATGGCCAGCGCCATCGCCACGTCGCCGGACTCGTAGGCATCGATCATGTCGTGCAGGTCCGCGCCGACGATGTGCCCGACGACGCTGACGAACCCGCAGGCACCGACCGACAGCAGCGGCAGGTTGAGCATGTCCGAACCGCAGTAGTAGGCGAGGTCGGTGCGCTCCATGACCCAGGAGCTGGCGCCGATGTCGTCCTTGGCGTCCTTGTTGGCGATGATGCGGGGGTGCTCGGCCAGCCGCACCAGCGTCTCCGACGCGATGGGTGTCCCGGTACGTCCGGGGATGTCATACAGCATGACCGGCAGCTCTGTGGCGTCGGCGATCGCCGTGAAGTGCCGGATCAGCCCCTCCTGGGGAGGCTTGTTGTAGTAGGGGGTCACGGTCAGCAGCCCGTGCGCACCGGCGCGCGCGGCCGCCTCCGCGAGTTCGATGCTGTGCCGGGTGTCGTTGGTGCCGACACCGGCGACGACGGTGGCGCGGTCGCCGACGGCCTCCACCACGGAGCGCAGCAACCGGTCTTTCTCGTCGTCGTCCGTCGTGGGCGACTCACCAGTGGTACCGCTGATAATGAGGCCGTCATTGCGCTGCTCATCGACCAGATAGGCCGCGAGACGGGCGGCACCGTCGTAGTCGACGTCGCCGTTCTCGTGCATGGGGGTGACCATCGCGGTCAACATCTGGCCGAAGGGCGCGTTCGGCTGAGAGCTGCCTGCCATATGCAAAACGTACCGCGCTCGGACGCCACCTGCGGCCATGCGACCCGGTCGAAGTGGATTTTTGGGACGTAGGCCGACCTTCCAACGCGCCTCCGGCACACCCCCGGCGCCGCGCGCGTTCCTGCGGCATGCTCGGGCTTCCGGCCCCGCGACCCCGGCGACCCGGTGACACGGCTAACAGCCCGCGACACGCGCCCACATCGGCGGTGACCCGACATGAAGAGCCGGTGCCCTGGGGCACCGGCTCTGTCACACGGCAAGGGCTCGGCTAGTCGTCCCCGTCCGGGAGGAAGAGGCTGAGAAGCCAGCTGACCACGGCGATGACGATCGCACCCCAGAAGGCGGGCCAGAAGCCGTCGATGGTGAAAGGAAGGTTGAACAGGCCCGCGACCCACTCGGTAAGCATGAGCAGCAGGGCGTTCACGACCAGGGCTACGAGGCCGAGCGTGAGGGCGTAGAAAGCGCATCCCACGGTCTTCACGATCGGCTTGATGACGGCGTTGACGAGACCGAAGATCACCCCGACCGCCAGATAGACGATGATCTGGTCGGCAGGGTCCGTGGCCGCGACGTTGATCCCGTTGATCAGGAACACCGCCGCCCACAGGGCGATCGCATTCACGAGGATTCTGATGATGATGCTCACGGACTCGATATTCCCACGTACGGGCTGGTACGCGAACTCGAGCGCCGACTTTTCCGGGCAGAACCCGGGTCCACCCCGATCCGCTCTCAGGGGCGCGGCCGCCGCCGGGCCCGAACACGCCACCCCTGTGGATTTCCCCGAAGGGCACCGGCGGTGGGACGATTTGGCGTGTTGCCGCGCCGCCCCGTCGACCGGATGAGAGCCTCCATGCCCGAACAGCGATTCGTCCGATCCGCCCGTGTGGAGGACATCGACGACGTCGTGGCCGTTCAGGTCGCGGCGTGGCGCTCGATGTACGGGGAGACGCTGCCCGACGCCGTGCTCGACGAGCTCACCGGGGAGGAGGCCGGGGCGAAGTTCCGCGAGCAGTGGCGGGTCGCGGTGCAGAGCCCGCCCACGTCGCGGCACCGGCTTCTGGTCGCCACCGACGAGCGGAAGGTCGTGGGGTTCGCCTCACTCGGCCCGGCCGAGGACGACGACCTGTGGCCGGGCACCGACGCCGAGATCTACGCCCTGCACGTCCACCCGGACCACCTGCACCACGGGCACGGCAGCCGCCTGCTGAACTCCGTCGTGGACCACCTCGTCGACGACGGGTTCCATCGCGTGGTGATGTGGACGCTGGAGGCGGACAACCGGCTGCGCGACTTCGCCGAGTCGGCCGGGTGGCGGCCGGACGGCGCCCGGCGCGAGCTGGACATGGGCGAGCGTGTGCCGATGATCCGGCTGCACGCCGCCATCAGCGCGTGACCTTTCGGCGTGCCGGGGTGGCACGCCGGGGCCTTCACGCCCCTCAGCGATTCCGGCGCTACGGTTGAAACGCGGCGCCACGAGCGCGCCGACGAGGCACAGCACACCACCGATCCGGGCACCGCGCTGCCCGGACGGAGGCGGAGAAGTAGAAAGTGGGGCCGAGGCGTGGCCACGCTCAACCAGTGGGTCGCGGGGGCGCGCCCGCGCACCTTGCCGAGTTCGATCGTTCCGGTCGCGGTCGGTACGGGGGTCGCCGTCGGTGTCGGCGCACCCATGTGGTGGAAGGCCCTGCTCGCGATGGTGGTGGCGCTGGCGCTGCAGGTCGGTGTCAACTACGCCAACGACTACAGCGACGGCATCCGGGGCACCGACACCGAGGAGCGGGTCGGCCCCGTGCGGCTGACCGCCGCCCGACTGGCGCCTCCCAAGCAGGTGTTCTGGGCGGCGTGGGCGTGCTTCGCGGTGGCCGGGGTCGCGGGCCTGGTCCTGGTAGCCACGTCGTCGTGGTGGCTGCTGCTGATCGGGGCGCTGGCGATCGTGGCCGCCTGGTACTACACGGGCGGCAAGAACCCCTACGGCTACCGGGGCCTGGGCGAGCTGTCGGTCTTCGTCTTCTTCGGCCTGGTGGCGGTGGTCGGAACGGTCTTCGTCCAGCTCGACTACGTGCCGTGGCAGGCGTGGGTGGTGGCCATACCGGTGGGGCTGCTGTCGTGCTCGGTACTGGTCATCAACAACCTGCGGGACATCCCCACCGACTCCGAGACCGGCAAGATCACCCTGGCGGTGCGCCTCGGCGACATCTGGACCCGGCGGCTGTACCTGGCGTGCGTGGCGGGTGCCTTCGTGATCGCGCTGGCTGCCTTCCCCGCCAGCTGGTGGGTGGCGCTCGTGCTGCTCGCCGTTCCGCTGGCGGTGGGACCGGTGCGCCGGGTGACGGGCGGGCAGACCGGCCGCGACCTCATCCTCGGCCTGGGCGAGACGGGCAAGCTGCAACTGGCGTTCGGGATCCTGCTGACGGCGGGGCTGGCCCTGGGGGCGCTCGGCTGAGCGCCCGGGACGCAGCGCCGACGGCAACGGTTCCCCCAGCGCACCGGCCACATCCGGTCTGCTCCCGAGCCGTCGACCGCGGTGACACGTCCGAATCTTCCCCGATACGCTCCCCGGCATGGTTTTCCCCCGAAGTACCGGAACATCCCTGATGTCGCTCACCGCGTGCACGCTGCTGCTCACGGGGTGCGGCGTGTTCGGCGGCGACGATGGCGGTTCCTCGGAGGCGTCCAAGGAGCCGGTGAACGGCGGCAAGGTCGATCCCGGCGACGCCGAGGCCCGCGAGACCCTGGCGAGCCAGGACATCAGCATGATCGGCACGGACCTGCACTACGCCGTGCACGAGCTGTCGCGCGGCGCCAAGACCGTGGAGCTGACCTTCTCCGTCACCAACATCGGCGATGAGGAGTCCGGGATCGTCTTTAGCTTCCTCGGCAGAGGCGGCAAGGAGGACGTCTCGGGTGTCAAGTTGATCGACCCCGACAACGGCAAGGTCCACCTCCCCGCGACGGACAGCAACGGCGACTGCGTCTGCTCCTCCTACAGCGGCTCGATGTCATTCGAGCCGGACGACTCCGTTCTGTACAGCGCGACCTACGGCGCTCCCCCGGAGGACGTGAAAACGATGGACGTGTCGATCCCCAACGTCGGAACCCTGACCGATGTCCCGCTCAGCTGACGCCCGCGTGCGGCTGGTGGCGGCGTCGTCCGCACTACTGGTGCTGGGGGTTCCAGCGGCCGCGCGGGCGGACGCCCCGGATGAGCCGCGCGAGACCGTGGCCGAGGTTAAGGGCGGGGAGGTCGCCGAGGCTCCGATCCTGGAACTCAGCCCGCCCGTTCTGGATATCGAGGGCCCGATCGACGACCTCACCTTCGCGACCGAGGACGCCGACGGCGCGATCACGGACGCGGAGAACGACGAGGAGCGCGTCGTGACACTCGCCGCGGATGTCCTCTTCGAGTTCGACCAGGCCGACATCAGCGACGACGCTGAGGAGGCGTTGCAGGAGGCGGCCGACATCCTGCTGCGCGACGCCGACGGGAAGACCGTGGACATCGACGGCTACACCGACGCCAAGGGCGACGACGCCCACAACCAGGCCCTGTCCGAGGACCGCGCGAAGGCCGTGGAGAAGAAGCTGTCCGAGCTGGTCGGCGACGACGCCGACGTCACGTTCTCGGTCAGCGGGCACGGATCGGCCGACCCGGTCGCGCCGAACGAGATCGACGGCAAGGACAACCCCGAGGGCCGGAAGATGAACCGGCGCGTGGAGATCAGCTTCCCCCGCTGACCGCGTCTCCCTCCTGCGCACCCTGGGCGGCCCGGCGGGCTCCGGGCCGCCCGATTCACGTTGCTGCAGGCCCCCGGTGCAAGAACGCGTTCCGCGCTCCTCCGGCCGAGCAGGCGCCTGCTGGGGCTTCCCACCTGGAACGGGTCCCGCTCCGACCTCACGGTGCGTGCACTAGCACAGACCTCGCTAGTAGTACAGGTCACACATTCCAGTACTATCGCCGTGTGACATTGTCGTACTAGGGAGTGGTGGTACCCCGCATGGCTGGCAGGATCCAATCGATCGAGCGCGCCGCCGCCATCCTCCGGTTGCTGGCCGGCGGTGCCCGTGGGCTGAGCCTCGCGGAGATCTCCCGAACCCTGGAGCTGCCCAAGGGCACCGTCCTGGGTCTGCTGCGCACCCTGCAGCACGTGGGGTTCGTGGAACAGGACAGCGAGACCGGCCACTACCAGCTGGGTGGAGGGGTGCTCCGGCTAGGCACCCGTTATCTCGACGGCAATGAGCTGCGCACCCGCGCCCTGAACTGGGCGGACTCCCTCGCCGCGCGCAGCGGTGAAAGCGTGCGCATCGGGACGCTGCACGAGGCGCAGGTCCTGGTGGTGCACCACGTGTTCCGCCCGGATGACACGCGTCAGACGCTGGATGTCGGCTCCCTCCTCCCTCTGCACGCCACGGCGCTGGGCAAGACGCTGATGGCCTTCGACCCCCTCGCAGCCCCCGTAGACCTCGCCGAGGAGGAGCTCAAGAGCTTCACAAACCACACCATCACCGAGGTCAGCACGCTTCTTGACGAGCTGGACGAGATCCGGCACCAGGGGTGGGCCGCGGAGATGGAGGAACTGGTAGAGGGCGAGGTCGCGATCGCCGCACCCATCCGTGACCGGCGGGGAATGACCGTGGGCGCGATCGGGCTGTCGGGGGCGGTGGAGCGACTGTGCAACGGACACGGATTGCTCATGGAGCAGGTCTCCTACGTCCGCGACGCAGCCCGGTCAATATCGCGTGACCTGGGAGCTCATCCCTGGTAGGCGCAAAGGTGTGATGATAGGCGGATATCGTCATGAAACAGTCACGGATTCACATTCTTGGCTTGACACGCCCTAGAGACCTGACTCACACTCGTACCACGCGTTCTACATTGTCGTACGCCATGCGTAATCCCCTGAAGCGACTACCTACCGGTCGCACGGGGGACCCCGCCGCCCCAATCCCTTTCGCCGGAGGCGAGTAATCGGATGACCAGCCAGTACATTGCCGCGATCGACCAAGGCACCACGTCCAGCCGGTGCATCATCTTCGACCACGACGGCAGGATCGTCTCCGTCGGTCAGCGCGAGCACCGGCAGATCTTCCCCCAGCCCGGATGGGTCGAGCACGACGCCTCTGAGATCTGGGACAACGTCAAGATCGTCGTCGAAGAGGCCCTTGAGAAGGGCAACATCACCCGCGAGCAGCTCGCCGCCGTCGGCATCACCAACCAGCGCGAGACCACGGTGGTGTGGGACCGCGAGACCGGCGAACCGGTCCACAACGCCATCGTCTGGCAGGACACGCGCACCGACGACCTGATCCATGAGCTTGCCGGCGTCGTCGGCCAGGAGCGCTTCCGCGAGCGCTGCGGCCTGCCGCTCGCCACCTACTTCTCCGGGCCGAAGCTGCGCTGGCTGCTCGACCAGGTCCCCGGCGTACGAGAGCGTGCCGAGCGCGGCGAGCTGCTGTTCGGCACCATGGACACGTGGATCATCTGGAAGCTGACGGGGCGCCACGTCACCGACGTGACCAACGCCAGCCGCACCATGCTGATGAACCTGCGGACCCTCGACTGGGACCCGTTCATCCTCGACGCCATGAACGTCCCCCGGAGCATGCTTCCGGAGATCGCCTCCTCCGCCGAGGTCTACGGCGAGGCCCACGAGTTCCTCAAGGGTGTTCCCGTCGCCTCCGCGCTGGGTGACCAGCACGCTGCCCTCTTCGGCCAGACCTGCTTCGACCCGGGCGATGTCAAGGGCACCTACGGCACGGGTACCTTCCTGGTCCTCAACACGGGCACCGAGCCGGTCATGAGCTCCAACGGCCTGCTTACCACGCTCGGCTACAAGATCGGCGACCAGGACGCGGTCTACGCCCTGGAAGGCTCCATCGCCGTCACCGGCTCCCTGGTCCAGTGGATCCGCGACAACCTCGGCCTCATCTCCAGCGCCGCCGAGATCGAGACGCTCGCGCGCACGGTCGAGGACAACGGTGGCTGCTACATCGTCCCGGCGTTCTCCGGCCTGTTCGCGCCGCACTGGCGCAGCGACGCCCGAGGCGTCATCAGCGGCCTGACCGGCTACGTCAACAAGGGCCACATCGCCCGCGCCGTTCTGGAGGCCTCCGCCTGGCAGACCCGCGAGGTCGCCGACGCGATGCGCCAGGACTCCGGTACCGACCTGCACAGCCTGCGTGTCGACGGCGGTATGACCGCGGACAACCTGCTCATGCAGATCCTCGCCGACGTCCTCGACGTCGAGGTCGTGCGCCCGATGGTCGCCGAGACCACCTGCCTCGGCGCGGCCTACGCCGCCGGTCTCGCCGTCGGCTACTGGCCGACCATCGACAGCCTGCGCGCCAACTGGCACAAGGCCGCCGAGTGGTCGCCGAAGATGGAGCCCGCGGAGCGCAACCGCGAGTACTACAACTGGAACAAGGCCGTCCAGCGGACCCTTGGCTGGGTCGAGCGCGAAGAGGCCTGAGGGGCCACGCCCTTGTGCGCGGGCCGTCATCGCACAGGCGGCCCGCGCCCCATAGCGACGGGGGAAGCCCCGCACCTGATGCCGAACGATCGGCACGTTTCACCGGCCGCAGCAGGCAGAGCAGCCTCCGGCCACCCCACCCGGCGCCCCGCATGCGCCGCTCCACCATCCCCTGGGACAGCCCTGTCCCGGACGGTTCACTCCGTACAGGAGGTCCTTCATGGTTTACATCGCTGAATTCGTCGGAACAGCAATCCTCACCCTGCTGGGTTGTGGTGTTGTCGCCGGTGTCGTCCTCGCCAAGACGAAGGCGCACGCTGGCGGCTGGATCGTCATCACGTTCGGCTGGGGTATGGGCGTGGCGATGGCCGTCTACACCGTTGGGCAGTACAGCGGCGCACACATCAATCCGGCCGTGACCATCGGACTTGCATCGATCGGTGATCTCGACTTGAAGCTGGTGCCGGGCTACATCGCGGCTCAGCTCGCGGGCGCCTTCTTCGGCGCGGTGTTGGTCTACCTGGCCTACATCAACCACTGGAAGGAGACCGAGGACGCGGGCACCAAGCTCGCGGTCTTCAGCACTGCGCCGGAGGTCCGCAACATCCCGGCCAACTTCGGCACTGAGGTCATCGGCACGGCGATGCTGGTTTTCGGTGTCCTGGGCATCGGTTCCAACATCAACCCGATCGGCAAGGAGACCGACCTGG contains:
- a CDS encoding phage holin family protein, whose translation is MSIIIRILVNAIALWAAVFLINGINVAATDPADQIIVYLAVGVIFGLVNAVIKPIVKTVGCAFYALTLGLVALVVNALLLMLTEWVAGLFNLPFTIDGFWPAFWGAIVIAVVSWLLSLFLPDGDD
- a CDS encoding ribonuclease J, encoding MSHPHPELGPPPPLAKDALRVVALGGLGEIGRNMTVFEYRGKLLIVDCGVLFPEEEQPGVDLILPDFEYIRDRLDDVEALVLTHGHEDHIGAVPFLLRERADIPLVGSRLTLALISAKLGEHRIKPVTVQVEEGERRSFGEFDLEFLSVNHSIPDALALAIRTPAGTLLHTGDFKMDQLPLDGRLTDLAGFARLGDEGVDLLLADSTNAEVPGFVTSERDIAPAIDKVFAQSAQRIIVACFASHIHRVQQVLDSAKAHGRKVAFVGRSMVRNMNIARDLGYLTIPGDLLVDVKQLDDLPPGEAVLVSTGSQGEPMSALTRMANRDHQIRIEEGDTVLLASSLIPGNETSVNRVINGLIRWGAKVVHKGNALVHVSGHASAGELLYVHNMVRPRNFMPVHGEWRHMREHAKIAALAGLDEDRICIAEDGVVVDLYKGRARITGAVPAGYVYVDGSSVGDVTESALKDRRILGEEGFISVVVAVDTASGKIVGEPEIHTRGAGLDVEAYDEIIPKLQDSLERAAADGITDPTQLRQLVRRGTGRWVNENYRRRPMIVPVIVEV
- a CDS encoding IclR family transcriptional regulator → MAGRIQSIERAAAILRLLAGGARGLSLAEISRTLELPKGTVLGLLRTLQHVGFVEQDSETGHYQLGGGVLRLGTRYLDGNELRTRALNWADSLAARSGESVRIGTLHEAQVLVVHHVFRPDDTRQTLDVGSLLPLHATALGKTLMAFDPLAAPVDLAEEELKSFTNHTITEVSTLLDELDEIRHQGWAAEMEELVEGEVAIAAPIRDRRGMTVGAIGLSGAVERLCNGHGLLMEQVSYVRDAARSISRDLGAHPW
- a CDS encoding GNAT family N-acetyltransferase, whose amino-acid sequence is MPEQRFVRSARVEDIDDVVAVQVAAWRSMYGETLPDAVLDELTGEEAGAKFREQWRVAVQSPPTSRHRLLVATDERKVVGFASLGPAEDDDLWPGTDAEIYALHVHPDHLHHGHGSRLLNSVVDHLVDDGFHRVVMWTLEADNRLRDFAESAGWRPDGARRELDMGERVPMIRLHAAISA
- a CDS encoding MIP/aquaporin family protein, which codes for MVYIAEFVGTAILTLLGCGVVAGVVLAKTKAHAGGWIVITFGWGMGVAMAVYTVGQYSGAHINPAVTIGLASIGDLDLKLVPGYIAAQLAGAFFGAVLVYLAYINHWKETEDAGTKLAVFSTAPEVRNIPANFGTEVIGTAMLVFGVLGIGSNINPIGKETDLALLFGSGIAPLLVGLLVFAIGLSLGGPTGYAINPARDLGPRIAHALLPIPGKGGSDWSYAWVPVVAPIVGGVVGAQAFTLLGFGG
- the dapA gene encoding 4-hydroxy-tetrahydrodipicolinate synthase; amino-acid sequence: MAGSSQPNAPFGQMLTAMVTPMHENGDVDYDGAARLAAYLVDEQRNDGLIISGTTGESPTTDDDEKDRLLRSVVEAVGDRATVVAGVGTNDTRHSIELAEAAARAGAHGLLTVTPYYNKPPQEGLIRHFTAIADATELPVMLYDIPGRTGTPIASETLVRLAEHPRIIANKDAKDDIGASSWVMERTDLAYYCGSDMLNLPLLSVGACGFVSVVGHIVGADLHDMIDAYESGDVAMALAIHRRLTPVYTGIFRTQGVITTKAVLNMFGLPGGTVRTPLADASGELQALLREDLAAAGVKGPTGLAPHQAVPASVVGVERLTEGSA
- a CDS encoding 1,4-dihydroxy-2-naphthoate polyprenyltransferase, whose amino-acid sequence is MATLNQWVAGARPRTLPSSIVPVAVGTGVAVGVGAPMWWKALLAMVVALALQVGVNYANDYSDGIRGTDTEERVGPVRLTAARLAPPKQVFWAAWACFAVAGVAGLVLVATSSWWLLLIGALAIVAAWYYTGGKNPYGYRGLGELSVFVFFGLVAVVGTVFVQLDYVPWQAWVVAIPVGLLSCSVLVINNLRDIPTDSETGKITLAVRLGDIWTRRLYLACVAGAFVIALAAFPASWWVALVLLAVPLAVGPVRRVTGGQTGRDLILGLGETGKLQLAFGILLTAGLALGALG
- a CDS encoding OmpA family protein codes for the protein MSRSADARVRLVAASSALLVLGVPAAARADAPDEPRETVAEVKGGEVAEAPILELSPPVLDIEGPIDDLTFATEDADGAITDAENDEERVVTLAADVLFEFDQADISDDAEEALQEAADILLRDADGKTVDIDGYTDAKGDDAHNQALSEDRAKAVEKKLSELVGDDADVTFSVSGHGSADPVAPNEIDGKDNPEGRKMNRRVEISFPR
- the glpK gene encoding glycerol kinase GlpK, with translation MTSQYIAAIDQGTTSSRCIIFDHDGRIVSVGQREHRQIFPQPGWVEHDASEIWDNVKIVVEEALEKGNITREQLAAVGITNQRETTVVWDRETGEPVHNAIVWQDTRTDDLIHELAGVVGQERFRERCGLPLATYFSGPKLRWLLDQVPGVRERAERGELLFGTMDTWIIWKLTGRHVTDVTNASRTMLMNLRTLDWDPFILDAMNVPRSMLPEIASSAEVYGEAHEFLKGVPVASALGDQHAALFGQTCFDPGDVKGTYGTGTFLVLNTGTEPVMSSNGLLTTLGYKIGDQDAVYALEGSIAVTGSLVQWIRDNLGLISSAAEIETLARTVEDNGGCYIVPAFSGLFAPHWRSDARGVISGLTGYVNKGHIARAVLEASAWQTREVADAMRQDSGTDLHSLRVDGGMTADNLLMQILADVLDVEVVRPMVAETTCLGAAYAAGLAVGYWPTIDSLRANWHKAAEWSPKMEPAERNREYYNWNKAVQRTLGWVEREEA